Proteins found in one Mycobacteriales bacterium genomic segment:
- a CDS encoding plastocyanin/azurin family copper-binding protein, protein MRKPITTALFALLATGIASLFLVQLASAGPARRSATKTVLVKGGEFFFRLSTKSIARPGKVTFLFKNAGHVAHDFKINRRVTPLITPGKTAKLAVTFRKKGKYPYLCTVPGHAAAGMRGVFTVR, encoded by the coding sequence ATGAGAAAGCCGATTACAACCGCCCTGTTCGCGCTCCTGGCGACCGGGATCGCCTCGCTGTTCCTGGTTCAGCTCGCCTCGGCAGGTCCCGCTCGCCGGTCGGCTACGAAGACCGTGCTGGTGAAGGGGGGCGAATTCTTCTTCAGGCTCTCGACGAAGTCGATCGCCCGCCCTGGCAAGGTCACGTTCCTATTCAAGAACGCTGGACACGTGGCGCACGACTTCAAGATCAACCGCAGGGTGACGCCGCTGATTACTCCAGGCAAGACGGCGAAGCTCGCCGTGACGTTCAGGAAGAAGGGCAAGTACCCGTACCTCTGCACGGTGCCCGGGCATGCCGCGGCCGGCATGAGGGGCGTCTTCACCGTCCGCTGA